Part of the Candoia aspera isolate rCanAsp1 chromosome 1, rCanAsp1.hap2, whole genome shotgun sequence genome, TATATTCTTAgtttttgtttattgttgttttttcctttgtttttaatgtttttacttgtgaactgcccagaatcattgggagtcATATGGaatatcatcaccatcaccatcaccatcacaaagtatcaagatctgaaaattgaagttaaAAGATTAACCagccgtggtggtcccagtggttatcagcacactgggtgccattccaagaaaccttggacagcacttagaaaatctgcgcattgacaaaatttccatctgtcaactacaaaaggccacactgcttggaactgcacatatactatgccaacacattatgacatcctaagttcttgggaagaactcagtgcgaatgaaggccaacaccagctaaagaattgacagctgtgatttcatgttgttgcgtagaataataataataataataataataataataataataataattatctgAAATAATACATACAGACCAAACAGGTTATGTTCTGTAGCATGTGGGTTTTGTGGTCTGCTGGATGCTGTTGAGCTGGCAGGAGTTAGCAGAGAGAAAGACGTACAcaccaaaagtaaaaaaaataaaaaatggggagAAGAGGCTCAGATATGGCCTTGGAGTACAGCTGTGCTGTCCCAAGGGCAGATGAGATGCCTGGCTGCTAACCATGAGTGTTGTGGAACAGATGGAGGCAGCATTCCCATTGGTCAAACCTAGTGTATAGGTGTTGGGGACTAACCCCCTGGGGGGAAACCCACCTCCTCAGTTTCTAGGGAAATGCTGCCActttgagagaaagaggaaaaaagatagACATGTTGCCACATTTGAACTTGTGCTGCTATGAGGCCCCAAAGAGCCTTTAGAACCACTTGTGGGAAGTTGGTGGCTGGAGAGAGacatcactgtgtgtgtgtgcttggctGCTGGAGGGTACAGGCACCAGTTCCTAAccccagaaggagaagagaatgaaGACATCAACTGAAggcttccctgggagaagagAAGTAAAAACCCAAACAGAGGGATGTGCTTCACCCGaaactagggttaccagatatctgaacaggcaaaggaagacACAGATGATTAGAAACAAGGAAAAATGGGAacaggaggacacactaactgtttcTTGGCATCAgtggaaaaaaattacagcaaaaaactacaaagatatATGTAGGCCTACATATATATGAAGTTacttttttccagcatcagaaagacttttctgtctttcaattgcaatattttgtgatttttcaattgcaatattttatgGTTTCTCCatcgcaatatttttccaacaaatctttatctAGAAGAACTAATGCTGGCAATAATACAGAATCAACAATGATGTGCTTTTCAGATTTTACCACAGAACCATATGACAAATGATGTGATCTACtgactacagtgatcatagatttgaaggggctggattgaagccgattgctggaatcaggaaataaataacataaatttaGGCTGTTGAGTTTGTCAacagaagagggaaagaaagaagcagacaattcaCAATATCACAATACATTAAAGTTGCAATGACTGCTATTGGGAAAAcaacccaattttttaaaaaagacactcaaaaagctggacaatatttgattttaaggctctCTCTGCCAGAGAACATGAGGATAAAAAGGAGAATATGTCTTCTTTTAGCTGGATATCTGATAACCCTATCTAAAACTCAAGGCAGACAGGGACATAGGGAGATGGATGCCTGGAGCCTTCAAGGAAGCCCCAGACCAGGAAGGGCTGGGCAGAGGTCCCAGAGGGAGATGCATCCTCACACATCACCTGCATGGAGGGATCTGAAACAACCCAACCAAATACACTTCAAAGTAAATCAACCACTttcctcctctttccctccctccctccctctgtgaaATGCTAGGTGGGAGGGCAGAGGAGAAAGGAGGGAGTTGGTAGTTAAGCTACCAAGGGTGTGATTGCTAACACATAGCTCTGGGGGCAAGGAATAGAAAGTTAGAAACTGGAAAGTTTGGCCCCTgtgctgtaaatagttgtttttcccTAATTTCTGTAAATATACCTATACACATAAATATCTCTAGTGTCTCTATCCCTACAAAGCAATTATCTGCcttaaagacacacacacatacatacatgctcaGCTCTAAAAGAACTGCCAGCCATGCAGTGACACATCCCTAagaggaaaataaagaataatagtAGGTTTATAATAAATGCATTCGAATATATCAACAATAAAAAAGGCAGCAGTAATATTTTTAGAtacagaaaaagcttttgacaatttggaaTGGCCTATCTGATCAGcagttttaaacaaaatgaattcAGGAGAAGAATTTAAAACTTGGGTGGGGAGCACGTATCAACAGCAAACAGCAAATGGAACACTCTCCACAAGTTTTCCAATAAGCAAAGTATAATGGTCCAtaagaatgtccttgagagacaggagaagcaggaggaaaagctgcagactaggcaatggtcagataacaggcagcttagcccacagaaacAATGggacatggcaaatgtctcagaagggaccctccctagtttcttggactgtaaaggcaagggggagagatgtaccttcagacatgcaagattctgttactgcaaccttagAGTAAGGGTACACATGGTTGATGCTTCTTGTCTGACTACCTGGAAGGTCTGACACAAAGGCACTAGGCAGTGTGCCCATTTTCTCCCTTATTATTTGTTATTTAGAAGTTTTGATAGACAAGATTCAGAGAGACAAACTGGTATTTGGGattaaaattcagggagagaaatACAAGTTGAAACACTATGCTGCAATGTAGCGCTACCCATTATGCAACCACAAAGTGCTATGAGACAGTTGATGACAACAATGACTTTGGTGAATTCTCCACAGGCAAACTcagtgaaaataaaacaaagataacAACACAATATTTAACCTCAGATGAAGAAGACTTGTGAAAAAAGAGTCTGGTTGTTAGATAACAAAAAatccagtgaaaaaaatgggacttttTCTCACAGGATGCAGTAAAGATATACCTCagaataattataataatgtatggaaagaaataaaaacaagatactGAAATGTGGAAAAATCTAAAACTTTTTTTGGCTAGGATATAGCATGACAGTAAAAAATTATGTGCTACCCCAGATTAACTTCTTATTTCAAATAGCACCAATTCCAGTCTCAGAAAAAACAATGTCACCATTGCCTTTACTGTCAAATGCCTTTTACTGTCAGGACAACTATACAGTAgtaagaaagagggagggagtaAGAAAGatgtaataatttatttatttatttatcacatttatatagccacccatctcacacttgTGACTCCGGGTGGTGcacataattaaaataacaaaaaaacaaaacaatcaaaacaatcaaaacaatcaaaacaaaacaaaacccttaaaaatacacttaaaacaattaaaaactataataatataaaatgggAGAATTTGTTCCCAGCTTATACACAATATAACCATTTAACAGGCTCCACACTTCACTTCCATGGGATTCCTAGGCCTGATGATAAGACCAAGTTTAAGGGCCTTCTAGAAGGCCAGTAGGGTTAGGGTCAATCTCATCTtggtggaggggggggaaggacattccaaagggcaggtgccacagcagaaaaggctgtccCCCTGGGTCCTGCCAAATGAAGCCCCCTGGCAgacaggacccacaacatgcccctcctgctggacttgatgagatgggtagatgtaactggggagaggcagtccctcaaataacttggccccatgccatgtagagctttaaagatcatgaccagcaccttgaattggacccagaagcaaactggcagccaatgcagatcatggagcagaggtgtaacgtgtgTTGATCTTGGAGCGCACATAACTTCCCAtgccgctgcattttgcaccagttgaagtttctgaatacccttcaagggcagccccatatagagcccattacagtaatccatttgggtggtgaccagggcatgaatgccCATATGGTAAGTTAATGCCCATATGGTGCATCCAAACTCAGGAAACAGATGACAGACCTGCTTAATGAAGAACTGCTTAATGAAGGCAGGAATTTTCCAGTGCCTTGGGAAAATTTTGAAGagtggcatatacattttaaaaataaattaatacaattgATGATCcaggtttattttttttactggcaTTTCGGGAAAATGATGAATCTGCAGCTACCCCTTGCTATAATGTTATAACATCCCTGAACTAAATGAAGCCCCTTGTGGGTTTCAATGAGCCACAGGCTTAGAAgagtatataaacctcctaaatggTTGTAGTTGGAACTATCCAGAGAAGGATAGTGGCAATTTGGTATCTTATGCTTTCcactataaaggaaaaaaaatcaacttctttTTATTATAGCTTGATGGCAATGTATAACAtttactatcatcatcatcatcatcatcatcatcaaataatGAAGAATAATTACTCTTTTGCGAGGTTTGGGAAGAAGCAAATCATTTTCCTTCATCAGAAATGACTCCCAGCATTGTGTATTGATATGCTTTATTGATGTGATTTTTCAGTTTATTGACTGTAATTTAGACAACTAACTgaactggagaagatgctgatgctagggagagtggaaggcaaaaggaagaggggccgaccaagggcaaggtggatggatgatattctagaggtgacggactcgtccctgggggagctgggggtgttgacgaccgacaggaagctctggcgtgggctggtccatgaagtcacgaagagtcggaagcggctgaacgaataaacaacaacagagcaaCCTGCGGTTGGGAGGCTGCAAACTGGCCACTGCAGAGTGGTGATTGATCTTCCTTCCACAGATTGGCATAGCTTCAGCAGTTTTTAGGAAATCATCCAGACCCAGTAAGTGTCTAGGCtgggtattttttatttatttattttatttatttttcaaattttgtcgcCGCACATCTCCCTCAAAAATTTAACTAGTCATCTACTCTTATAGCAGTTTATAGCAACTGCTGGTCTAAACTGACCAGAGCGCGATCTAATCATGAAAACAGAGTTAGAGACCTCCTCCACTTTCAGAACACTGGATCCAGCTAACCAGAGTACCAAATCCAGTGTGTGGGACCAAATACCAATTGAATGCCTGCTAGACACCATAGCTGTCATGGCAGACATGAATTCCTGAGCCACTCCTCTCTTGGCATCCTCAACAAGAACACTGAATACTTTAAGAAAATAAGTCTGGACATACCAGAGGTCACCTTgggcagctcaggaagagacacTCATGCGataggatagacagggcagtaaAACAATATCCTACCTACACTGTCCCAGCCATGGAGGTACAACCAGCAAACACAAAACTGGCAGACTGTTAAACAGAACTTCTGCTCAGTGAGACAAAATTCCTTTAAACTATGACCATATCCCTTCCCTGCCTTCTAGCCCTAAATTGCTGCATCAAGTTACTGCATCACAGAATAACCTGGTGGGCAAAACTGGGAGACATTaactccccttttctctctcagcccagtttctataatacacaccaggtcagccCTTTCATCTAGGCggcatcaccatcaccatcaccatcaccatcaccatcaccatcaccatcaccatcaccatcaccatcaccatcaccatcatcttctTACCAACAACTGACTTAGCACTAAAAAGCATTAGACTGTAGGATTTGCCTTCACTGTCCCCTTGACTTCTTTAGATTGTAACCTGAAATGGAGGCCAACCAATGGCCTGCCCTTTTTACCCTGCACTGGATAAGGATTCGACTTTCCattgggacttctggggaagaaatggtgaatgaTTGCCATGGAATGAAGCACTGGTGAGTGGACCAGCTCTTTGggattcctctccggacaaggagaagACTTGGGATCGCCCACATGTGCTTCAGACAGCTGCTTCTTATGAGgaaactgcaagacagtggtctctggtgggtttagagctctgggaatgCCATATTTGCCCAAACCGTGGTTGGTGCCTTTATGGACACAGGGTTTGCATActgaaattgcttattaattgcttttcagctattaggaatgtTTGGATTGacatgttttacagcaccaggtgagtctcCTTCCATCCTTTGtgggaaaaaattaaacacagctttaaatatttttttaaaaaatatttttttggaataaacagcaaaagggtgattagaacgttgattttggaaaattacgaatagattaagggtccagatggatttgaaataagattttgaaattaattataagaatccttcccatgggaaaatgatgttgttctgaatttttttaaaaaaaaacatgataggatggctGGACACTAGCAGGaaccagaaggaattaaagattacaattaaaggagaagaacacttacatttgatttactaatacagaatggaacaaaatacttTAACGTTAATGTATTAAGAGACGTATTCGTGAacaatggagccagaagttaattttaagagtgtctgccattatagacagaccgtgtttaaaagatgctatggaaaaggaacaagtgTTACTGGACAGAGTGAGATTGATCTgcaagtggatttaaaaatgacagactacaagaatgttatggaaaaagatgctgtactggatatacaaatgaaactggctgatgtattaataattaaaaaggatatacaaataacaaaccaaaagagcaaTCTGGACagctttcctatattggatttacaaaagagacttgttaaagttttgaagaattttgtaagaagggacaaagaaaaaatgaaaagaaataagttctaggacattatttgaagggattagaGATCAAgattaaaaagtaaaaggaaggaatatcaagttggtttatttgatcaaggttaaaatagatatgttgttatttctggtaacccttaataggcttttgctgactaggactgaatgacgaggttttaaggatttatttatagataagagatgagatactaaaagaagagatcatttgttgtattttaagagaaggtgataagctactaaaattgtttatacttgttgtgatgaagggggaagtcacttctttatatatttcttttctttttctttactatattctcatttttttcttttctctttctttctctttcttctttttgtctgcacctttctctttttatttttatttttcttagtttgtattagtttttatctttttaattgtaatgtttaataaaattactattaaaaaaaaaagggttcaaCCTCCCATCATACCTCCCTCTGCCAGTTACACTAACAGTATGCACTCCCAGGTCATTTTCCTTCCCCACTCTTCCCCTTCTCCCTGACTCTTCTCATAACACCAAGCCCCTATTAATAAAACCAGCAAAATGAAGCAAATCCAAACGAATGTACACAGCTGTATGAAGGCAAAAGTgtcagtcccccccccctttctctgtcTCTGCATGTGTTCGTGAATGGGTAGAAGAATGCTAGAAATGTacttgcttcttctttttctttttcgcAATGGAAGGTGGGGCAGGCTATTTATGAATTCACAGACCACAGGAGGCTCCAGGCACAATATACTCAAGAAGTTGGCCACTTTGAAAGCACTGAGTCTAAAGTTGCTTTTCACAAGCTCCAGACTCACAGCATATAGACACCACCATCCTGAAAGAACTTGAAATCTGCAGATGTTGAGGACCATATGGAGAATTTGCAGTTTGGTGTTGAAGTGCATTAGGAATTAGCAAATGGAAAGACTGGTGGTGTGGCAGAGTTCTGAATGTCTGCTGCTTCATTACATGTAATGAAAAGGATTTTAGCTGGGGAAAAGTGGAGTCAGTGGCAAGCAATCCATGAACCATATGGGGTCTCTTTGATCAGTATAGTTCATTCTTCCATTCCTCCTTCGCCTGCAGTATCTGCATTTGCTAGCTAAAATCTAATCAAACCGTATTACAGATTGCTGTATTGCATGAACTATGAACCTTGCCACTGCATTTATAAATTATGATTTATAGCTTAGTGGATTGTGTAAACTAATTCTTTCTCATTAATTAAGTAAATCATAATTAAGGAAACCATGTGTCCATGTGTTTTGTGAATCTAGATACACTGAGCATGCTAATCCTTATCTGGATAGTATTTTGACAGGGATATTTCATGCAGTGAATATCTGATTACTTAAGGACATTCGATGGACCATTAATTATAACCACTTAGCTGTTCTTGTTACTTTTTATGGAACAATTTGGCTATATTTTCTGCTTTTGCAGTTAAATAAGCTGTTTTTGGAATCACATAAGGCATATGTGCAAAATTTTGGAGAAAACCTAAAATCCCAATAATAATTGCATGGACATCAAAGCTTGCTAAttagaaaataattaaagaagGTACACAGAAGCAAGATCCATGTATACAGAATCCTATTAATTTTGGCAAACTAAAGTACATTCTTCAAAATATATAACGTGATACAGTGTTGTAAATTAGATATATATTAGCATTAGTTGTATAATTCTATGGGAATTTAATTGAAACAGTTGATATTTCTTTACCTAgattttagaaaattaatatattttaaaaaaagagatagatATATAATGTACCAATTTTGAGACATAATAACATTTTTTTGTCTCTTTAGTCACCTGAATCTGGTGGCATATCATCTGTAAGGTACTGTGGAGTATCTAGCTAAGCCTTTTGTATATCATTTCCCCAAATGTTCACACGTGCCAGTTATTATAAAACAAAGCTTCTCCCTTTCCAAATGCATATTTTTCCAAGTGATTTGGTCACAGCATCTTTCACTTCCTTGTTCCTCAGGCTGTAGATGAGAGGGTTGAGCATGGGGATCACAACTGTGTAGAACAATGAGGCCCATTTGTCTTGGTCCATGGAGTAGCTGGAACTCGGCCGGAAGTACATATAGAGTATTGTCCCGTGGAATATCCCAACAGCTGTCAGGTGAGAGGCACAGGTGGAAAATGCCCTGTGCCTGCCCTCAGTGGAGCGCATTCTCAGGATTGTCCCCAAAATGTAAAGATAGGATACAAGAATCATGCCAATGCTGCTTCCTTCAATGCAGCCAACAAAGGCAAATATCACTACCTCACTGATGTAGGTATCAGAACAGGAGAGAATTAGCAGTGGAGGTTCATCACAGAAGAAATGATTGATAATATTAGATTTGCAGAATGACAGTCGAAACGTACAGGAAGTATTAATCATTGAATTTACTATCCCTATAAAATATGCAACAGCCATCAGCTCTTGACAGGCCCTTTTGGACATAATGGCTGCATAGAGAAGTGGATTGCAGATGGCCACATACCTATCATAGGCCATTAAAGCCAACAAAAGACACTCTACATTTGCAAACAAGGCAAATACAAAGAGTTGTATAATGCAGCCATTGTATGAAATCTTTTTACTTTCAGCTAAGAAATCAACCAGCATTTTAGGAGCAATGGCTGAGGAGTAGCAAAGATCAACAAAGGAAAGGTTACCCAGGAAAAAATACATAGGATTGTGAAGTTGGGGTTCAGCACAGATCAACAAGATCATTCCAAGATTCCCTATTACTGTGATGGCATAAACCAAGAGGAAGATCATAAAAAGAACAAACTGCATTTTAGGATTATCTGTGAATCCTAGAAGAATGAATTCTGTTATGGCAGACTGATTTCCTTTATCCATGATCTTTCACAATGGATGCTGGATCCAGGATAAGAGATGTATCCAGAATTTCCTTCTGTTGACAG contains:
- the LOC134488601 gene encoding olfactory receptor 5AR1-like yields the protein MDKGNQSAITEFILLGFTDNPKMQFVLFMIFLLVYAITVIGNLGMILLICAEPQLHNPMYFFLGNLSFVDLCYSSAIAPKMLVDFLAESKKISYNGCIIQLFVFALFANVECLLLALMAYDRYVAICNPLLYAAIMSKRACQELMAVAYFIGIVNSMINTSCTFRLSFCKSNIINHFFCDEPPLLILSCSDTYISEVVIFAFVGCIEGSSIGMILVSYLYILGTILRMRSTEGRHRAFSTCASHLTAVGIFHGTILYMYFRPSSSYSMDQDKWASLFYTVVIPMLNPLIYSLRNKEVKDAVTKLKDQSWFHSL